The Microbulbifer hydrolyticus genome has a segment encoding these proteins:
- a CDS encoding di-heme oxidoredictase family protein, protein MRIRHRGRNGLLAPVFSLITSSALLMFGAATFSPPSQAQQNNLATGASVTASTADLAASNAVDGDNGTRWASAAQTDPSWLSVDLGQPYNLNQVEIFWEAANAETYEIRGSNDGSQWTTLSTQTGGQFGHRTDTVPVSGAYRHVRIHGITRSAGNYWGYSIWELGIYGSPVTCDNGCVVELDGSTAQARVTGGDIVDAHYSVNGGGQQNVRMQQNGNLWTHNIPNLSAGDVISIYYTKITGGVGENLPATQFTFSGQGGSSSSSSSSSSSSSGGGSGSSSGGSSSSSSSSGSSSSGGSSGGNLGNIVPLYNSSTPLEPAIQFETGNALVTRFSDRARDRHAKEDHFQAYDHYLSFYWEDRTASIEIIDEVAKGGNTVRMNVRTQFKLSDTEAENRWFYRGVGTVAEYCDNGVMQVVDQYNYFKERSFNCRQNRPIQVGDKLEFEISQFLDASVPNGRANYYGTTFLYIVGEGLVSWDVGGATPFGGIKDSFKIPERAWLGGNTSIHASTSGETDNHFMQMATNMGYDNAQPFMRGRRVLHTSAVDGLHDEKPLENPPLQDMVGLAGPHYINDSCASCHERNGRAAPAPVGEPLEKWTFKVADANGNPDPYLGSALQPQARDGAASEGSVSIAFWSEQNGLRSPNYAFTGVTPARFSARIAPNLVGMGLLEAIAESDIVAKADPSDSNGDGISGRLNRVVDPETGETRLGRFGWKAGAASIRQQLARAFNTDMGVMTSVFPQPDCGSSQTDCGSAGAELADAHLQDLTKYVALLGVRPQRNYDDPSVLNGEQLFTSVGCAGCHTPNQQTSANHPFAELRSQTIHPYTDLLLHDMGPGLADNLGEGEASGAEWRTAPLWGLGLSACVTGGVENPIGGQGNEVCTPEHSYLHDGRARTIEEAIRWHGGEAQSSNNGYQALSATQKQDVLNFLNSL, encoded by the coding sequence ATGCGTATACGCCACAGAGGGCGGAACGGCCTTCTTGCGCCCGTGTTTTCCCTGATCACCAGTTCGGCATTGTTGATGTTCGGTGCCGCAACCTTTTCTCCGCCAAGCCAGGCTCAACAAAATAATCTTGCGACCGGTGCCTCGGTCACTGCGAGTACGGCGGATCTCGCCGCAAGTAATGCCGTCGACGGTGACAACGGCACCCGCTGGGCCTCGGCCGCACAGACGGATCCCTCCTGGTTGAGCGTGGATCTCGGCCAGCCCTACAACCTGAATCAGGTGGAAATTTTCTGGGAGGCGGCAAACGCGGAGACCTATGAAATTCGCGGCTCCAACGATGGCAGCCAGTGGACCACCCTGTCGACCCAGACCGGCGGTCAGTTCGGTCACCGCACCGATACGGTGCCGGTCAGCGGCGCCTATCGCCATGTGCGCATTCACGGAATCACTCGCAGCGCCGGCAATTACTGGGGCTACTCCATCTGGGAGCTGGGCATTTATGGCTCACCGGTAACTTGCGACAACGGCTGCGTGGTGGAGCTGGACGGGAGCACGGCACAGGCCCGTGTGACCGGGGGCGATATTGTTGATGCCCATTACTCGGTGAATGGCGGTGGTCAGCAGAATGTGCGCATGCAGCAGAATGGCAACCTGTGGACTCACAATATTCCCAACCTGTCTGCGGGTGATGTGATTTCCATTTACTACACCAAGATCACCGGTGGTGTTGGGGAAAACCTGCCTGCCACTCAGTTTACATTTTCCGGGCAGGGCGGCAGCTCTTCCTCTTCTTCTTCATCGTCCTCTTCGTCGTCTGGTGGCGGCTCGGGAAGCTCGTCTGGCGGTTCGTCTTCCAGCAGTTCCTCGTCCGGCAGTTCCTCGTCTGGCGGCTCATCGGGCGGGAACCTGGGCAATATTGTCCCGCTCTATAACAGCAGTACGCCGCTTGAACCGGCGATCCAGTTTGAAACCGGCAACGCGCTGGTTACCCGATTTTCAGATCGCGCGCGGGATCGCCATGCCAAGGAAGATCACTTCCAGGCCTACGATCATTACCTCAGCTTTTACTGGGAAGACCGTACCGCTTCCATCGAAATTATTGATGAGGTCGCCAAAGGCGGAAACACCGTGCGGATGAATGTGCGCACCCAATTCAAGCTGAGTGATACGGAGGCGGAGAATCGCTGGTTCTATCGCGGTGTGGGTACGGTGGCGGAATACTGCGATAACGGCGTGATGCAGGTTGTCGATCAGTACAACTATTTCAAGGAGCGCAGCTTCAACTGCCGGCAAAACCGGCCGATACAGGTGGGTGACAAGCTGGAGTTTGAAATCAGCCAGTTCCTGGATGCCAGCGTGCCCAACGGCCGGGCAAATTATTACGGTACCACTTTCCTCTACATCGTTGGTGAAGGTCTGGTGTCCTGGGATGTGGGTGGTGCCACGCCGTTCGGTGGCATCAAGGATTCCTTCAAAATTCCGGAGCGAGCCTGGTTGGGCGGTAATACAAGTATCCATGCTTCAACTTCCGGAGAGACAGATAACCACTTTATGCAGATGGCAACAAATATGGGCTACGACAATGCTCAGCCATTTATGCGCGGACGTCGCGTGCTGCACACCTCCGCCGTGGATGGTTTGCACGATGAAAAGCCACTGGAAAACCCTCCACTGCAGGATATGGTCGGTCTCGCGGGCCCGCATTACATCAATGATAGTTGTGCCAGTTGTCACGAGCGCAATGGCCGCGCTGCGCCTGCGCCTGTTGGCGAGCCACTGGAAAAGTGGACGTTTAAAGTCGCAGATGCTAACGGCAACCCCGACCCCTATCTAGGCAGCGCCCTGCAACCCCAAGCGCGCGACGGCGCAGCGAGTGAGGGCTCCGTTTCAATTGCTTTCTGGAGTGAACAGAACGGTTTGCGTTCACCCAATTACGCGTTTACTGGGGTCACGCCTGCACGTTTTTCTGCGCGTATCGCGCCGAACCTGGTGGGCATGGGCCTGCTCGAAGCGATTGCCGAGAGTGACATCGTCGCGAAGGCAGATCCCTCCGATAGTAATGGCGACGGTATCTCGGGGCGACTCAATCGCGTAGTGGACCCGGAGACTGGCGAAACCCGCCTGGGTCGATTCGGCTGGAAGGCCGGCGCAGCTAGTATCCGCCAGCAACTTGCACGAGCATTCAATACCGATATGGGGGTAATGACATCCGTATTCCCGCAGCCCGATTGCGGTAGCAGTCAGACAGACTGCGGATCTGCGGGTGCCGAGCTGGCGGATGCACACCTCCAGGACCTCACCAAATATGTTGCCCTACTGGGTGTGCGGCCGCAGCGAAACTACGATGATCCTTCGGTACTGAATGGTGAGCAATTATTTACCTCTGTCGGTTGTGCTGGCTGCCATACGCCAAACCAGCAAACCAGCGCAAATCATCCCTTCGCGGAATTGCGCAGTCAGACCATCCATCCCTATACCGACCTGTTGCTGCACGATATGGGGCCGGGGCTGGCTGACAATCTCGGTGAAGGCGAAGCCAGCGGAGCCGAATGGCGTACCGCACCGCTGTGGGGGCTTGGGCTCTCTGCCTGCGTGACCGGCGGAGTGGAAAACCCTATCGGTGGACAGGGCAACGAAGTTTGCACGCCGGAACACAGCTATCTGCACGATGGCCGTGCGCGCACTATCGAAGAGGCGATCCGGTGGCACGGCGGTGAGGCGCAGTCATCAAACAATGGCTATCAGGCATTGTCTGCGACGCAAAAGCAGGACGTTTTGAACTTCCTGAATTCGCTGTAA
- a CDS encoding tryptophan halogenase family protein, translating to MSADKRIRKVVIAGGGTAGWMTAAALSKLLGKNLDIKLVESEAIGTVGVGEATIPTLHLFHQLLGIDERELMAATNATFKLGIAFENWKDVGEEYIHSFGAAGKDCWACNFSHFWVKGLQQGIDFPIGDYTKEHLGARLGRFAVSPRSERTHAYHFDAALYAKFLRGLAEKHGATRIEGKIDKVQLDRDSGYIRALQLDSGEVLEGDLFIDCTGFRGLLIDGALHTGFDDWGHWLPCDRAIAVQTGKGENPVPYTRSIARESGWQWRIPLQTRTGNGLVYCSHYMDEEQARQQLLDNVEGEPLNEPRVIPFRTGTRRQHWNKNCVAIGLSSGFIEPLESTSIHLIQRSIVRLMTLFPAQGFVQADVDEFNRLIREETENVRDFVVLHYKLTDRQDTEFWRYCRGMDIPDSLSHRMEMFEQGGRVYQNGTELFGESSWLQVLLGQGLMPQSYHPIVDMMSDEELARFLSGIRSQVRATVDSWPHHMEFIAHYCKTKIDQM from the coding sequence GTGAGCGCCGATAAAAGAATTCGCAAAGTCGTCATTGCCGGGGGTGGTACCGCCGGTTGGATGACAGCCGCAGCGCTGTCCAAGCTGCTGGGCAAGAACCTGGATATTAAACTGGTGGAGTCCGAGGCCATTGGCACCGTGGGTGTCGGCGAGGCCACTATTCCCACCCTGCACCTGTTCCACCAGCTATTGGGCATCGACGAGCGCGAGTTGATGGCGGCCACCAACGCCACCTTCAAGCTGGGTATCGCCTTCGAAAACTGGAAAGACGTGGGAGAGGAATACATTCACTCCTTCGGCGCGGCGGGCAAAGACTGCTGGGCGTGCAATTTCAGCCACTTCTGGGTGAAGGGCTTGCAGCAGGGTATTGATTTCCCCATTGGCGATTACACCAAAGAGCACCTGGGTGCACGGCTTGGGCGCTTTGCGGTTTCCCCGCGCAGTGAGCGCACGCACGCCTATCATTTTGATGCCGCCCTGTATGCCAAATTTCTGCGAGGGCTTGCTGAGAAACACGGTGCTACGCGCATCGAAGGCAAGATTGACAAGGTGCAACTGGACCGGGACAGCGGGTATATCCGGGCGCTGCAATTGGACAGTGGCGAGGTGCTAGAGGGCGACCTGTTTATCGATTGCACCGGTTTCCGCGGCCTGCTGATCGACGGTGCACTGCACACCGGTTTTGACGACTGGGGCCACTGGTTGCCCTGCGATCGCGCCATTGCGGTTCAGACTGGCAAGGGCGAAAACCCGGTGCCCTACACCCGCTCCATTGCGCGGGAATCCGGTTGGCAGTGGCGTATTCCGTTGCAGACGCGTACCGGTAACGGACTGGTGTACTGCAGTCACTACATGGATGAAGAGCAGGCGCGGCAGCAATTGCTGGATAATGTCGAGGGGGAGCCGCTCAACGAACCGCGGGTGATTCCGTTCCGCACCGGTACCCGCCGCCAGCACTGGAATAAAAACTGCGTGGCCATCGGCCTTTCTTCCGGTTTTATCGAGCCGCTGGAATCCACCAGTATTCACTTGATCCAGCGCAGTATTGTGCGCCTGATGACATTGTTCCCGGCGCAAGGTTTTGTGCAGGCGGATGTGGATGAGTTCAACCGATTGATCCGGGAAGAGACGGAAAATGTTCGGGACTTTGTTGTGCTGCACTACAAACTCACCGATCGCCAGGATACGGAATTCTGGAGGTACTGCCGCGGTATGGATATTCCTGACTCGCTCAGCCACCGTATGGAAATGTTCGAGCAGGGTGGTCGTGTTTACCAAAATGGCACAGAGCTGTTCGGTGAAAGCTCGTGGTTACAGGTTCTGCTGGGGCAGGGGCTGATGCCGCAGTCGTATCATCCCATTGTGGATATGATGAGTGACGAAGAGTTGGCGCGTTTTCTTTCCGGCATCCGCAGCCAGGTTCGCGCAACGGTAGACAGTTGGCCGCATCATATGGAATTTATCGCGCACTACTGCAAAACGAAAATCGACCAGATGTGA
- a CDS encoding cupin-like domain-containing protein — MGKPYIETIELASVEEIRGVAPETVLDAVAGVTQPLILRDYCAHFPAVQAGKTSPRAMADYLLDHYGGNPVIGCHGAPEAGGRIFYNEDMSGFNFDSRRVPLAALLDEILATEGAAQAPMLYMPSSEVSYWFPEFAAANDAGVSSVSPIGSLWLGNKVRVAAHYDFPNNLACNIAGRRRFTLLPPEQIANLYPGPLEFAPGGQEVSLVDFYQPDFARFPRFRNALEHAQVAELQPGDALYIPGMWWHHVESLDTLNVLFTHWWRDSAAYMGRPTNALLHAVLGLRNLPAHQRKAWKALFDYYIFDAEEGVSEHIPANVRGVLEQPLSLETAMQLRAKLQNDLKR, encoded by the coding sequence ATGGGCAAGCCCTACATTGAAACGATCGAGCTGGCCAGCGTGGAAGAGATCCGCGGCGTCGCGCCGGAAACGGTGCTCGATGCGGTCGCTGGCGTGACACAACCGCTGATCCTGCGCGATTACTGCGCGCACTTTCCCGCTGTGCAAGCGGGGAAAACATCGCCGCGGGCAATGGCCGATTACCTGCTGGACCACTACGGTGGCAACCCGGTGATCGGTTGCCACGGCGCGCCGGAAGCCGGTGGACGCATCTTCTATAACGAGGATATGAGCGGTTTCAATTTTGACAGCCGTCGCGTGCCGCTGGCCGCTCTACTGGACGAAATTCTTGCCACTGAAGGTGCGGCACAGGCGCCGATGTTGTATATGCCATCGAGCGAAGTGTCCTACTGGTTCCCCGAATTTGCCGCGGCCAACGATGCCGGTGTTTCCAGTGTTTCTCCCATCGGTTCCCTGTGGCTCGGCAACAAGGTGCGGGTTGCTGCACATTACGACTTCCCCAATAACCTGGCCTGCAACATTGCTGGGCGGCGCCGCTTTACGTTGCTGCCGCCGGAACAGATTGCCAACCTGTATCCCGGCCCACTGGAGTTTGCCCCCGGCGGACAGGAAGTGAGTCTGGTGGATTTTTACCAGCCGGATTTTGCGCGTTTTCCCCGTTTCCGCAACGCCCTGGAGCACGCACAGGTGGCCGAGTTGCAACCCGGTGATGCCTTGTATATCCCCGGCATGTGGTGGCACCACGTGGAAAGCCTGGATACGCTGAATGTATTGTTTACCCACTGGTGGCGGGATTCCGCGGCCTACATGGGGCGGCCAACCAATGCGCTGTTGCATGCCGTGCTCGGGTTGCGCAACCTGCCTGCGCACCAGCGCAAAGCCTGGAAGGCGCTGTTCGATTACTACATTTTTGATGCCGAAGAGGGCGTGTCAGAGCATATCCCGGCTAATGTACGTGGGGTGCTGGAGCAGCCACTTTCGCTGGAGACGGCGATGCAGTTACGCGCCAAGTTGCAAAATGACCTGAAGCGTTGA
- a CDS encoding SapC family protein has product MTNAVLLNNVEHRDLRVITERSSSLGDDAWYALTFPLEFRALQGQYPIFFQKDANSDTFFPLALLGLEPGENLYLRDGKWTATHIPLTIRREPFLIGRQNFVEDGVQKTRRVIHIDLDSPRVNRERGEPLFLEYGGNSPFLDSMSDLLEAIHHGIEQSEKFVRALQIHGLLESITLDVTLDNGESNQLKGFYTIDEERLRALNAEDLNELHRAGFLEAIYMVMASQAQMRRLIDEKSRRAAAV; this is encoded by the coding sequence ATGACGAATGCGGTACTGTTGAACAATGTCGAGCATCGCGACCTGCGGGTAATCACCGAGCGGTCTTCCAGTCTTGGTGACGATGCCTGGTATGCGCTGACTTTTCCGCTAGAGTTTCGGGCCCTGCAAGGGCAGTATCCGATTTTTTTCCAGAAAGATGCCAACAGTGACACTTTCTTTCCGCTGGCGTTGCTGGGCCTGGAGCCCGGTGAAAACCTGTATCTTCGCGACGGCAAATGGACCGCAACGCATATCCCGCTCACCATTCGTCGCGAACCTTTCCTGATCGGGCGGCAGAATTTTGTTGAAGACGGCGTACAGAAAACCCGCCGCGTCATTCATATCGACCTGGATAGCCCGCGCGTCAATCGCGAGCGCGGCGAACCGCTCTTCCTGGAGTACGGAGGCAATTCCCCGTTCCTCGACAGCATGTCCGACCTGCTGGAAGCCATTCACCATGGCATCGAGCAAAGTGAAAAGTTTGTACGTGCGCTGCAGATTCACGGCTTGCTGGAATCGATCACCCTCGATGTCACGCTGGATAACGGCGAGAGCAATCAGCTCAAGGGCTTTTACACCATTGATGAAGAGCGCCTGCGCGCGCTGAATGCGGAAGACCTGAACGAACTACACCGGGCCGGCTTCCTGGAAGCGATTTACATGGTCATGGCGTCGCAGGCGCAGATGCGCCGCCTGATTGACGAGAAAAGCCGCCGCGCAGCTGCGGTCTGA